The Schizosaccharomyces pombe strain 972h- genome assembly, chromosome: I genome contains a region encoding:
- the wdr70 gene encoding WD repeat-containing protein: MDGTNNTIPLQFGKQAQTYDINALIARFIRPKESFLINSVEKESESKLNSKSTTLQSSDSEDWDSEENEDDITDVGVPGSHEIMFPGHSKIVTTTTFDKNGSRFYTGSLDNTIHCWDLNGLSATNPHPFKIIDPTDTNADNVGRYPVSKLSCSTKNQILALYTHSQPILYDRDGSLIVRFSKGDQYIRNMYNTKGHIAEITDGCWQPDSSQIFLTTGYDSTARIWDVNRTKSQLEVFVHVPEGSHTGLSRIPVTSCAWNPAKPDNFATAVLDGSIQFWQKGSRTKRPVMKIKDAHLPQQGISCLSFSQDGNYLLSRGEDNALRVWDLRNSNKCVNERIDILTPKAGGNAIFSPTQKLILAGSTAVNSMKAPLFVLDAMTLDTKATLFFDSKSTVTASVSAVSWNEKINQVSLGSADGNAYVLFSPNESIRGVKDAAMRPPKSKHIDDDLSSTVHINSLSGSAGTSDFGLVEETTESASAYFLEARRRRNAVRKDPKLSRQPQVGRLLEENSVDDIPLATMLNEDPREALLKYADVAKSNPMFTKMYSETQPTPIYQGVTEGDISSEEGNPSKKQKR; the protein is encoded by the exons ATGGATGGCACAAATAATACAATTCCCTTACAGTTTGGCAAGCAAGCACAAACATACGATATAAATGCGTTAATTGCAAGATTCATAAGACCGAAAGAAAGCTTTTTGATAAACAGTGTAGAAAAAGAATCCGAATCAAAACTCAACTCAAAGAGTACTACTTTACAATCCTCAGACTCTGAGGATTGGGATAGCGAAGAGAATGAGGACGACATTACGGACGTTGGCGTACCAGGTTCGCATGAAATTATGTTTCCGGGACATTCTAAG ATTGTTACCACTACTACGTTTGACAAAAATGGGTCACGTTTTTACACCGGATCTTTGGACAACACAATCCATTGTTGGGACTTAAATGGCTTGTCTGCTACTAATCCTCAtcctttcaaaattatcgATCCTACAGACACAAATGCTGACAATGTTGGTCGTTATCCAGTGAGCAAATTAAGTTGCTCTACTAAAAACCAAATCCTTGCATTGTATACCCATTCTCAGCCGATTTTATATGACCGTGATGGCTCGTTGATTGTACGGTTTAGTAAGGGAGATCAATATATCCGTAACATGTACAATACAAAAGGACATATAGCTGAAATTACTGATGGCTGCTGGCAGCCTGATAGCtctcaaatatttttaactaCTGGGTATGATAGTACTGCGCGTATTTGGGATGTTAATCGCACAAAATCGCAATTGGAAGTTTTCGTCCATGTACCAGAAGGTTCTCACACCGGACTGTCTCGTATACCAGTTACAAGTTGTGCTTGGAATCCAGCAAAACCCGATAATTTTGCAACTGCTGTACTGGATGGATCCATACAATTTTGGCAAAAGGGTTCTCGTACTAAACGACCTGTTATGAAAATTAAGGATGCACATTTACCACAACAAGGTATTTCCTGTCTTAGTTTTTCACAGGACGGAAATTATTTGTTAAGTAGAGGAGAAGACAATGCCCTTCGTGTTTGGGACTTGCGAAATTCTAATAAATGTGTGAATGAGCGTATAGACATTTTAACTCCTAAAGCTGGAGGCAACGCAATATTTTCTCCTACCCAAAAGCTTATACTTGCTGGTTCTACAGCTGTCAATAGCATGAAAGCACCTTTATTCGTTTTAGACGCAATGACATTAGATACGAAAGCTACGTTATTCTTCGATTCCAAGTCGACGGTTACTGCTTCCGTTTCAGCTGTCTCTTGgaacgaaaaaataaatcaggTTTCTTTGGGGTCGGCTGATGGCAACGCATATGTTCTCTTTTCGCCTAATGAGTCCATACGAGGAGTTAAGGATGCAGCAATGCGCCCTCCTAAGTCGAAGCATATTGATGACGACTTATCTAGCACTGTGCATATAAACTCATTGAGTGGATCCGCTGGAACTTCTGATTTTGGGCTTGTAGAGGAAACGACTGAATCCGCATCAgcttattttttggaagcaCGGCGTCGGCGCAATGCAGTACGCAAAGATCCTAAGCTTTCTCGGCAGCCTCAAGTTGGTCGCTTGCTAGAAGAAAACTCTGTCGATGACATTCCTTTGGCAACCATGCTTAATGAAGATCCTCGTGAGGCCCTTCTCAAATATGCTGACGTTGCAAAATCAAATCCTATGTTCACGAAAATGTACTCGGAAACTCAGCCAACTCCCATTTATCAAGGTGTTACAGAAGGAGATATTAGTTCTGAAGAAGGAAACCCttcaaaaaagcaaaaaagatga
- the rfp2 gene encoding SUMO-targeted ubiquitin-protein ligase subunit Rfp2, producing the protein MNLHGLELPGRDQRLSPEVIDLTEDIEDDGADVSEVTLLDLTRIPEFQPRRRIRTSRNHLDANLSNVPTINSIPSPVTRPPVAVGGGIFYGARRTRNRSQTQRRTLLENGFRNSRKKAQDSSNSIAERVSPPPGFCYDVHPHNNIACAKCGNELVSDEKKSIFAAKCGHLFCSTCAKELRKKTVPCPVQHCRKRITKKFIFPLYL; encoded by the exons ATGAATCTGCATGGACTAGAAT TACCAGGAAGGGATCAGAGGTTAAGCCCTGAGGTTATTGACCTAACCGAAGATATAGAAGATGACGGTGCGGATGTTTCAGAAGTTACTTTGCTAGATTTAACGAGAATACCAGAGTTCCAGCCTCGTCGAAGGATTCGTACAAGCCGTAACCACCTTGACGCTAATCTTTCTAATGTTCCAACTATTAATTCTATTCCTTCTCCAGTCACTCGACCTCCCGTGGCTGTTGGAGGGGGGATATTCTATGGTGCACGAAGGACTAGAAACAGGTCTCAAACCCAACGGAGAACCCTTCTTGAAAATGGGTTTCgaaattcaagaaaaaaagctCAGGATTCATCAAATTCTATCGCCGAAAGGGTATCTCCTCCACCTGGGTTTTGTTATGATGTCCATCCTCATAATAATATTGCATGCGCAAAATGTGGAAATGAGTTAGTAAGTGATGAGaaaaaatccatttttgCTGCAAAGTGTGGACACTTATTTTGTTCTACTTGTGCAAAAGAGTTACGCAAGAAGACTGTGCCTTGTCCGGTGCAACATTGTAGAAAGCGtataaccaaaaaatttatatttcctttatatttataa